The following proteins are co-located in the Eleginops maclovinus isolate JMC-PN-2008 ecotype Puerto Natales chromosome 23, JC_Emac_rtc_rv5, whole genome shotgun sequence genome:
- the shisa3 gene encoding protein shisa-3 homolog has product MACLLNCLLLGYLTWNLRISDAQGEYCHGWLDANGNYHDGFQCPEDFDTMDATVCCGSCSLRYCCAAVDARVDQGSCTNDREVDNTEFAAQPIYVPFLMVGSIFVAFVVVGSLVAVYCCTCLRPKQPTQQPIRFSLRSCQGETIPMILTSAPPSLRAPSRQSSTATTSSSSAGGGSSMRRYSLGGPGQQHGCLVSATISSSASTPTPQTLPPPPPPPYMCPPTSGGMQHQLPSTLTHTQLQLHQTSMSSHSTQAFLLPQQYFFPLQPDPFSSAKGFADFGQS; this is encoded by the exons ATGGCGTGCCTGCTGAACTGCCTGCTGCTGGGATATCTGACCTGGAATCTGCGGATATCGGACGCACAGGGGGAGTACTGCCACGGCTGGCTGGACGCTAATGGGAATTATCATGATGGCTTCCAGTGTCCGGAGGACTTTGACACCATGGACGCCACCGTGTGCTGCGGCTCCTGCTCGCTGCGCTACTGCTGCGCGGCCGTGGACGCACGAGTGGACCAGGGCAGCTGCACCAACGACAGGGAGGTGGACAACACCGAGTTTGCAGCGC AGCCCATCTACGTCCCCTTCCTGATGGTGGGAAGCATCTTCGTGGCCTTCGTGGTGGTCGGCTCTCTGGTGGCCGTCTACTGCTGCACCTGCCTAAGGCCCAAGCAGCCGACGCAGCAGCCGATCCGCTTCTCCTTGCGTAGCTGCCAGGGTGAAACCATCCCCATGATCCTCACCTCCGCCCCACCGAGCCTCCGCGCCCCATCGCGACAGTCCAGCACAGCCACCACCAGCTCCAGCTCGGCCGGGGGCGGCAGCTCCATGCGAAGGTATTCTCTCGGGGGTCCGGGGCAGCAGCACGGCTGTTTGGTGTCTGCCACCATCTCCTCGTCAgcctccacccccacccctcagactttgccaccacctccacctcccccctACATGTGCCCACCCACATCTGGGGGCATGCAGCACCAACTCCCCTCCACCCTCACCCACAcccagctgcagctccaccagACCTCCATGTCCTCTCACTCCACTCAGGCCTTCCTCCTGCCGCAGCAGTACTTCTTCCCGCTGCAGCCCGACCCATTCTCCTCAGCTAAGGGCTTTGCAGACTTCGGACAGAGCTGA